AAGGCCACATAAAACCGTGTTCTCTCAACGGAATGGGTCTACCAATGGAACCAGAGCAAGATGACGAAGCAGAGATGATAAGGGATGAGGTAGAGGAGATTCTAGAATGGACATAACCCGGTCTTGGCATGATGTATCTTATATCGTTTTTGTATCGTTTATATCGTTAAACGCTTTAACGTTATAAGGATTTTTGCTTAAACGCGTTAACGTTTTAAGGTTTGCCAAAACGATTTAAAAACGATTTGCCCATGTATGTGGATGAACCCCTCTATGTCATTTCTAATAGGTATATCTAGCGCCTACGATAATTCTGGTATACTAGCgtgtcaagtatttcattTCATGttcatgtcacccaggtgaGACTTTCTTTTGGCGGGATGAATCGAACGAAGCATTGGCTGTTTCCTTTTTTAGAGATCCACCCACACGATCTGAAGAACGCAGCACGGTCGATGACACAGCCAAGCCTTTCCCGGATTTGACAAATAGCCTTTTTTGTAACGACAATGAAGCGGATGAACGAAGTTGTGTTGCGGCTAAGGCGACAAAAGCTATAATTGATTGTAAACAGTAAAATGTGTTTTGCATGAGAACGTGGTTGACACGTTAACTTAGTGTCTCTTCCTAATGTCGCGTCTCTCGTACGAATCCCATAGCCGTAACAGATCCACAAAGCTCAACCGACGAAAAGACCGAGAAAATTTGCTATCCCGTATAGCGATATTATTGTCGCTGTTTCAGTGCATTTTCGAGTGATTCTGAGATAGATTTGCTGTGTTCAGAATATTATTCGTGGTTTGCGGACATGCGCAAATATATGACAAATTGTGTCAATAATACAGGCAAAAGAAAGAAAGCTCCCAAGATGACGAGTAACGACATAATTCGTCTACCGGCGTCTTCTTGACTCACTGACACAAAACATCGCACAACGCCAGTTCGAGCAAACCCCACATACTTCTACTTAGTGCACCTTTATCCCTCTTCTCCACAGCTGGCTGTGGAGATGTAACTAAGAACTAAAGAGAGATCTAGAAGATCTATAATAATTACAGGACCAGATTATACACAATCTCTTGAAAGAGTACTTAATCTTTGTTTAGCAATTAGTGAAATTCAAATGCCGGATTCAACGACATAAGTTTTTTAGGGCACAACGAAGAAACAGATAGAGTACTTCCACCAAAGAGTTTCTAGATGCTCTAGGAGCTCAACCTCGTAGACTGATAAATGAAACGATGTGCACTTATGAGTCAGAGAAGATTAAAAGCAAGTAGGTGATAATTTATATACGTGCTACAGCGTGTATATAGAGGCGTAAATATAAAGAAAGAAGTTATCAAAGTTCTATCGTCGCAAAAGACTCGGCCACGTCGTTTCTCGTGAACCGGATAAAATACATCAAAACATCACAAGCATTAGTCAAATGAAGATGGTGCTTACAGTAAACTTCTTGCAAAAGTACTTCTATTTCTATTTCTATCTTTAAATCAAGTATCTTGCCAACTAGCCCAGGAGATCCAATCGACAATGGTGCTCTACCGTAAAGTCGTGGTTTGTTGAGATAGGTAATAATGGAAAGATGCTTGTAGTTCGCCCGAGTGGAAATGAGTGGACACACTCGTGCTTTACATGGTTGATAATACCTATGCGTGTCCAGCGGCGGCAGAGCCGGCATTCTCAGCTCCAGCATCTGCATTCGCGGCTCCACCCTTTCCCATTCCACCTTGTGCACCACCGGCTGCTGCAGCTCCACTGTTAGCTGCACCAGAGTCAGCAGCGCCTCCAGCATCTCCTCCAGCAGCGCCTCCAGCGGCGGCACCACCTTCTGCACCAGCACCGGCTCCAGCTCCAGCTCCATTGTTCTTGCCCTTACCAGCTCCCTTGCCAGCTGCATTAGGAGCGCCAGCGTCGGCAGCGCCTCCAGCATCTCCCCCAGCGGCGGCGCCAGCTTCGGCACCGGCACCAGCAGCAGCCCCGTTGTTCTTGCCCTTTCCAGCCCCTTTGCCAGCTGCATTAGCAGCGCCTCCAGCAGCGTCGGCACCGCCAGCTCCAGCTTCGGCTCCAGCTTCGGCACCACCAGCAGCAGCTCCGTTGTTTTTGCCCTTGCCAGCTTCTTTGCCAGCTGCATTAGCAGCACCAGCGTCGGCACCGCCAGCACCAGCGTCGGCACCGCCAGCTCCAGCTTCGGCACCGCCAGCAGCAGCTCCATTGTTTTTGCCCTTGCCAGCTCCTTTGCCAGCTGCGTTAGCAGCATCTCCAGCTCCAGCTCCAGCTCCACCAGCAGCTGCTCCGTTGTCTttgcccttgcccttgccTGCAGCAGCTCCGCCCATGGCAGCATCTCCGGCTCCAGCTTCAGCTCCACCAGCAGCGGCATTTCCGGCTCCAGCTCCAGCTCCACCAGCAGCGGCTCCGTTGTTTttgcccttgcccttgccTGCAGCAGCTCCGCCCATGGCAGCATCTCCGGCTCCAGCTTCAGCTCCACCAGCAGTGGCATTTCCGGCTCCAGCTCCAGCTCCACCAGCAGCGGCTCCGTTGTTTttgcccttgcccttgccTGCAGCAGCTCCGCCCATGGCAGCATCTCCGGCTCCAGCTTCAGCTCCACCAGCAGCGGCATTTCCGGCTCCAGCCCCAGCTTCGGCTCCAGCTCCGCCAGCAGCGGCTCCGCCCATGGCAGGTGCAGTGGCGTTAGCAGCACCAGCAGCGGCATCTCCGGCTCCAGCCCCAGCTTCGGCACCGCCAGCAGCAGCTCCGTTGttcttgcccttgcccttgcccttgcccATAGCAGCTCCGCCCATGGCAGCATCTCCGGCTCCAGCTTCAGCTCCACCAGCAGCGGCATTTCCGGCTCCAGCCCCAGCTTCGGCTCCAGCTCCGCCAGCAGCGGCTCCGCCCATGGCAGGTGCAGTGGCATTGGCAGTTCCAGCATTGTTGGCTGCATTATTGGCGGCTCCCTCATTGTTTGCACCTCCAGCGTTGGCAGCTCCGCCATTCGCCTTTTCACCCTTCTGAGCGccggcggcggcggcagcgcCGTTGGCAGCTCCAGCATTGCCGTTGGCGTTGGCAGCCTCTCCAGCGGCTGCAGCACCACCGGCGGCGGCGGCATCACCACCagcagcaccagcagcaccTCCGGCAGCAGCGTCGCAAGCAGCTATGTCTGTGTTAGTTCAAATCGCAGTGAATGATGTTGGTATCAACTTACTCTTCTGTGCTGTGCACTGATCCACTGTCAATGTCGCATCACCACCATTTGCCGCGTTGGAGCAGCCATTGAACTGTTGATCACAGCTCCTCGCTACCGCAGCAGCCTCCTTCACAAATGTGTCACCCTTGACTTCAAAGCCACGGGTAGCATCGCCAGTGGCAGTGACGGGGGTGGCTGCGATACCGCCAAGAGCACCTGTGAAAGTTTGGACGTTACCACCAGCCTGACGACGATAGACAGCCGGCGCGCTGAAAGCGGAGCCAATAAGGGAAGCGGTGATCAGGGAGTATCTCATCTTGAAAATGGGTTGAAAAGATGAATGTAAGGGTGAAGACACCTGCTTCGTTGAGAAGAAAAGTTGGTAAGGGATTATAAAATGAGTGACCAGACTCGACAGAATAGATGCGAGATTGGAGACTGGATAACTTGGTAGTTGTTGATGATGGTAAGATATGATAAGGTGATGGTGCCTGGATACTTATACCGCGACCTGAGGTTCAAGCTCGCAATGAAGCTGCTTAGTCTGTACGCTTTGTTAGCAACCGTCCAACAGGCGTGTGCGACGCGCCGCGTGGTCCGATACTATTACGGAAGGCATCTTGGTAGATGAAACCACTGACAGCTGCCAGAACCGCCGAACATGCTTGTGACATTTCTCGAAGCCTCTCCCAACTCTTCAGCATGATGGACGATCATCTGGGGTATCGTTGGATGTGCTTCGCCCAAACAGGTTTGAGCGAATGGTATCGTCGCTCGTTGTAAACATTTAGTCCTGATCATTGTTTGAGAATCCTTTTCAGAATCGCATGAAGATGGTTTCGATTACGCGTGACGTTTCGTGTGCGCCCGTGAACGACCGAGGTCGATGGCATGTAAATTCCCAATACTTCTCAGCGATGCTTTGCGCAGTAGAGAACTCCCACTGAATAAGGTTGTTGTAAACCACGAGATGAAGTCCCTGGGTATTTTCCTGTATCACAGTGTATAAGATTCGTGTTGTATAGTCATATCGACAGATTCTCTGCGGACTCGGAGAGCTTGCGTAAGCCGGGATCCCTGTAGCAATCAAGCGCATCCTGATACAATTGGTGAAAGAGCTCCTGGCTGGCCGCAATGCCTTGCATAATTAACCAATGGCCTTCTTGGGAGTGATGACAGCAGGTACTAAGAATATTGAGAGGCTGATCAAACGCATGATGCCATGGCTTGCCGTGCCTCAAGCGATCGCGGGCGATCGTTTGCCTAGGTTTGCGGATTCCGGGCTTTCGAGCAGAGAAACCGGCAAGGCATGCGTGAAAAGGGCCGCCAGAGGTCGATACTATGAGACTGAATGAAGCAAGCATGTGACGAGAGATTGCTACGTTGGATGCGAGTGGTACGTAAACAGTCGATGGCTGGTGTAGAAGCGACGGGTTGAAAGCACAAGACGTGGCCCATGCATGCCAAGCCCTCCCCGCGTCCTGGTTTCCGTCTCCACCAGCTGACGTTTTTCTCCTCACCCGCTCGTGCCAGATGCTGTTAATTGGAATTGTCTCACACTGTTTGGAACAATCACGCTTATGATGCCCGCATAATGGCAGATCGTCAATAGTGACCGTATATTGTTCCCTCTAGCACCTATAACGCGTCTGTGTACCTGTCTTCTCCTTTATGCATTTCCTATCTTAGAAACAACTAGGGACAAGTGGTCAGATTGCTCATGCAACTCCGACTCTTGGCATAGGATGTCCTACTGGTCCGTCTCCATCATGCCCGTGTTTCGCAATCAGTGTATTCCACGGCATACCAGCACTCAACCTGACTCATCATCTCTCCCTACCATAGATGGCCTAAACTCGAATAAGC
The sequence above is a segment of the Pyrenophora tritici-repentis strain M4 chromosome 3, whole genome shotgun sequence genome. Coding sequences within it:
- a CDS encoding Atrophin-1 multi-domain protein, coding for MGGAAAGGAGAEAGAGAGNAAAGGAEAGAGDAAMGGAAAGKGKGKNNGAAAGGAGAGAGNATAGGAEAGAGDAAMGGAAAGKGKGKNNGAAAGGAGAGAGNAAAGGAEAGAGDAAMGGAAAGKGKGKDNGAAAGGAGAGAGDAANAAGKGAGKGKNNGAAAGGAEAGAGGADAGAGGADAGAANAAGKEAGKGKNNGAAAGGAEAGAEAGAGGADAAGGAANAAGKGAGKGKNNGAAAGAGAEAGAAAGGDAGGAADAGAPNAAGKGAGKGKNNGAGAGAGAGAEGGAAAGGAAGGDAGGAADSGAANSGAAAAGGAQGGMGKGGAANADAGAENAGSAAAGHA